A stretch of the Papaver somniferum cultivar HN1 chromosome 6, ASM357369v1, whole genome shotgun sequence genome encodes the following:
- the LOC113291084 gene encoding uncharacterized protein LOC113291084 has translation MAHFTTREEEALIYGWVIASNDPIHGKDQKGAIFWGKIIEEYNKRKGSDGVERDRKSLQTKCNTLRGEVKRYISHARPYFRNIPTGMTEEDYYYHGKKNYEAEVGRLWKHKSIFQILKTYQPDYNPAVNNDDGSGTSTQPSQQPQATQENEADNMDEDLENMARFGSTSSTHNSETSDISKRRRYFEQTYDVRSEGRDQAKKRSRETKASQKSDEKMDKIIELLENAQAQRASKYEIEEVYLKKNMETSSILAQTQQRESGMKILRQPLDELQEWKKPVYKIWKNEILARYDWTLSPKLK, from the exons ATGGCACACTTTACTACAAGAGAAGAAGAGGCACTAATTTATGGTTGGGTTATAGCAAGCAACGATCCGATTCATGGAAAAGATCAAAAAGGTGCAATATTTTGGGGGAAGATTATTGAAGAGTACAATAAAAGAAAAGGCTCTGATGGTGTCGAAAGAGATAGAAAGTCATTGCAAACAAAGTGCAACACATTGAGAGGTGAAGTGAAAAGATATATTTCACATGCTAGGCCCTACTTCCGAAACATACCTACGGGGATGACGGAGGAGGATTAT TATTATCATGGAAAAAAGAATTATGAAGCAGAGGTTGGAAGACTTTGGAAGCACAAATCGATTTTCCAGATCCTGAAGACATATCAACCCGATTACAATCCAGCggtgaataatgatgatggaTCCGGTACTTCCACTCAACCTAGTCAACAGCCTCAAGCTACTCAAGAAAATGAAGCTGACAATATGGATGAAGATTTGGAAAATATGGCAAGGTTTGGTAGCACTTCATCTACTCATAATTCTGAAACCTCGGACATATCAAAGAGAAGACGCTATTTCGAACAAACATATGACGTTAGAAGTGAAGGGAGAGATCAAGCAAAGAAAAGGTCTCGTGAGACTAAAGCCTCGCAGAAATCAGATGAAAAAATGGATAAAAtcatcgaacttcttgaaaacgCACAAGCACAAAGAGCTTCCAAGTATGAAATAGAGGAAGTGTatctgaagaagaacatggaaacCTCTTCAATATTGGCACAAACACAACAAAGAGAATCGGGCATGAAGATCCTACGACAACCCTTGGATGAATTACAGGAATGGAAAAAACCCGtctacaaaatatggaagaacgagATTTTGGCCCGTTATGATTGGACCTTATCCCCTAAATTAAAGTGA
- the LOC113288415 gene encoding transcription factor bHLH110-like translates to MNLFIGSLKLVKIVVFDLANEDLAEMPTALPTYWNFSLGVLGGYLLADHYDKDSKTSDIWLLKKKDDGSLSWIEEFSISNTDTQEIVQDSLVLTGRGTVLCHSETKVLIHDLNSSSSKVLVDFGKDKRIFQAIPHMSTLVSLKALGEENTKTMETIDVPRKNTWDNLVMASVEQSNPIATPYLHGDQLADNVIFENLNSQPVTQPASSCSSHYAPMHSSDHEHQQQQQLIRTISCSEEKKQVKGEEGSEEEEELGAVKEMMYLIAAMQPIDIGPVTLAKPKRENIRVSNDPHLVAARHRRERISERIRVLQRLVPGGAKTDTASVLDEPVRYIKFLKKQVIKLQLSDQNSPRIAVPIINDEYHWHVPSSENNIFTFMETMPPSTEDYYIPS, encoded by the coding sequence ATGAATCTCTTTATTGGAAGCTTAAAACTGGTGAAAATTGTGGTTTTTGATTTGGCCAATGAAGATCTTGCCGAAATGCCTACAGCTTTGCCCACTTATTGGAATTTTAGCCTTGGGGTTTTGGGGGGTTATTTACTGGCTGACCACTATGATAAAGATTCGAAAACTTCTGATATCTGGCTACTGAAGAAGAAAGATGATGGGTCATTGAGCTGGATTGAAGAGTTCAGTATAAGCAACACAGATACACAAGAAATTGTCCAAGATTCGCTTGTCCTCACGGGTAGGGGTACAGTTCTATGCCACTCAGAGACAAAGGTCCTAATTCATGACctaaattcttcatcttcaaaagtGCTTGTGGATTTTGGTAAGGATAAACGTATATTTCAAGCAATCCCTCATATGAGCACCTTGGTTTCATTAAAAGCATTAggagaagaaaatacaaaaacgaTGGAAACGATTGACGTGCCAAGAAAAAATACATGGGATAATCTTGTAATGGCTTCGGTGGAGCAGTCGAACCCCATTGCTACTCCATACCTCCATGGTGATCAGCTTGCTGATAatgtaatttttgagaatttaaaTTCTCAACCTGTTACACAACCAGCATCATCATGTTCTTCCCATTATGCACCCATGCATAGTAGTGATCATGAgcatcaacagcaacaacaacttatAAGAACCATAAGTTGtagtgaagaaaaaaaacaagtcaAGGGTGAAGAAGGatcagaagaagaggaagagttgGGTGCAGTGAAAGAAATGATGTACTTGATCGCAGCGATGCAACCTATTGATATTGGTCCAGTGACACTTGCTAAACCTAAGAGAGAAAATATTCGAGTTAGTAACGACCCACATCTTGTAGCTGCACGTCATAGGCGTGAGAGGATAAGTGAACGGATAAGAGTTCTTCAAAGACTTGTTCCAGGAGGAGCTAAAACGGATACAGCCTCTGTGTTAGATGAGCCAGTTCGTTACATTAAGTTCTTAAAGAAACAAGTTATCAAACTGCAATTGAGTGATCAAAATTCTCCTCGCATAGCAGTTCCCATCATCAATGATGAATACCATTGGCATGTTCCGTCATCTGAGAATAACATCTTTACATTTATGGAGACAATGCCGCCGTCAACCGAGGATTATTACATTCCTAGCTAG